The genomic interval GCTCATTCTGCAGATCCAAATGATCACGCAAATCACGTGACTGCTCCGCCAAGCCAAAAACAATTAGATTCTTTATTGACTATTTATAAAGCGCCAGAATCTCATGCCGCAAAATTTGGCCGCTTGATTATTCAGGATGCAGGAGGAAGAATGAAACCGATTAATACGTTTTCTTCTGAATTGCTCCGTAAAGTAAGCCATAAAGATACTTATAACGGAATGAACTCGGATCAAGTATTCTTGTCTATGACACAGTATGCTCAGGTTTGGATTCAGATTCCATTGATTTATATTAAATCAGGAAATGATAGTATTCGTAAAATTATCGGAATTGATTCTAAAGATCAATATGCTCCGTTTGTAAAATTCTTTGACGAACAAGGAAATTATAAATTATCTCCATATTTAGATTCAGCTTATAAAGTAGCAAATCCGAATAATTTTGAGAAAGATTTTATCGAAACGGATAAAAAAGTAAACTTAATGGAATCTGCTTTAAGCGGTAGCATTTTAAAAATATTTCCAGTTCCGAATGATCCAAATCATAAATGGGTTTCTTTCTTAGAACGAGAAAGTGCTGGTTTTAAAGGAATGGATTCTACTTACGTAAAACAAATTCTGCCTTTATATTTTAGTGCTTTAAATAACGGTTCTATTGCGAAAAACTTTGATACAGCAGATAATTTAGTTGAAAGTATCAATGGTTTTCAAAAGAAATTTGGGGCAAAAGTAAGACCAAGTGAAGAAAAAATCGATGCGGAAATTGCTTACAATAAGTATGATGTTTTCAAAGTATTGCCTTATTGGTATATTACCGTATCAATCTTGATGTTGATGTTTACGATTCTTAATATTTTCTTTGAGAAAAAATGGCTTCGTATTACCGTAAATGCTTTCCATATTATGGTCGGATTATTATTTGCGCTTCATACATTAGGATTAATTGCACGTTGGTATATTTCTGGCCACGCTCCTTGGAGTAATGCTTACGAATCTATCGTATATGTGGCTTGGGCTACAATGTTCTTTGGATTGGCTTTTGACAGAAAATCTAAATTAACAGTTGCTTCAGGTGCTTTCGTTACCGCTATGATTTTAATGGCGGCTTATATGAACTGGATTGATCCGGAAATTGCAAACTTACAGCCAGTTCTTAATTCTTATTGGTTAATGATTCACGTTGCGGTTATTGTTGCTAGTTATGGTCCAACAGCATTAGGAATGATTTTAGGTTTTGTAGCATTGATTTTGATTTTCTTTACAACAGAGAAAAATAAAGCCAAAATGGAATTACACATAAAAGAGGTTAGTTACATCAACGAAATGTCTTTAACTATTGGTCTTATTATGTTGACAATTGGTAACTTCCTTGGAGGACAATGGGCAAATGAAAGCTGGGGACGTTACTGGGGTTGGGATCCAAAAGAAACTTGGGCTTTAATATCGATTATGGTTTATGGTTTTGTAATTCACGCTCGTTTTGTTCCTGCTTTAAGAGGAAAATGGTTCTTTAACTTAATGAGTATGTATGCTTTTATTTCGATTTTGTTTACATACTATGGCGTAAATTTCCATTTAGTTGGTTTACACTCGTATGCAAGCGGAGAAGCGCATTCTTTAAATTGGATTTATTACTGTTTAATTACAATTTCTATAATTGGAGCTGTTACTTATCCAAAATATAGAAAATACTATAAAACCAAAAAAGTAAAAAAATAAGTCTCTAAAATTAATTATTGATTCGAATTAAAAAAGCTCAGTTTAATGCTGAGCTTTTTTTGCGGTTTGACAAATGAAAAAAACTTCAACGGACCGAAATATTGCCCTTAAATATGTCGCTCCGCTGGCGCTTTATTCCGTGTATCTTTTCTTTCTATAAATATTTAGCTTCTTCGAAGCTTAGCAAAAAAAAAGAGCTGTTATAGTTAAAACAGCTCTTTTAAATTTTATACAAAATTAATTTTTAAACTTTTCCTAAAGTATAAAGTTGTTCCATTGTAGGAGTCAAACTTCCTCCAGCTGGCTCCAATGTGATTCCGAATGCTTCAGCAGAATCGGTTTGGCTTACAGCAAAAATTTTCTGTGAATTTCCTTCAAAATTATCCAATAAACCAATGCTTGTTGGAGTAAGAACCGGACTCAACTTAAGAGACCAAACTTGGTAAACCATTCCTTTTGGAGGTGTTGGTAAACCTGCAGCATCAATATAAGTTGTTTTAGTTTCTTGATTCCAATAAACTTTTGCGAAAGATTTTGGAGATACAGCTTGACCACCAAGAGTTACACCAGTATTTTTAATGTCTCTTACAATAGTTAAGCTTTTCTTGATTTCTTTATTTTCCTGACCTAAATAAGCATAATCTCTTTGGATTTTGTTTTTTTCATTTCCAACTGTAGAAATAGCTTCTTTTGTTTTTGTCAGTTCCATAGTTTGATATCCTAAACCTAACAATAGTAAAACAGCAGCTGCCCAGCCCACATATTGCGACCAGTTTGAAGCTGGTTTCATGTCGACTACTTTACCGTGCTTCAATTCTAAGCGAGCTTTTATCTTCTCAAAGTTTTCTACAGAGTGGAAAGGAGAGAAGCTTGATGATAAAGCAATTATGGCTTTTTCTATCGAAATAATTTCCTGATCAACATCAGTATTGTTTTTTGCCAGTTCAGCAATTTCAAGATTTTCTTTTTCGCTTAATAGGCCGTAAACATACAGCTCTAATATACCTGATTCTATATATTCTTGTGCTTCCATTATATTTTTAAATAATTACGTAAATCGTTAATACAGTTTCTGTTTTGAGTTTTGATAGTTCCCAGTGGCATTGCCAATTCTTCTGAAGCTTCTTGCTGGGTATATCCTTTAAAGAATAATAAATTAATTATCTCGATACATTTTGGTTTCAGTTTCTTTACGAATTCCTGAATTCCAATCGCATCAATTTTATGAGTTAATTTATTGCTCTCATCTAACAGATTTACGAAATTATCTGAGGAAAGGTTTTTTTGACTGTTATTAAAGTTTTTAGAACGAAGTTTATCGATCGATGTATTTCGTGCAATATTAAGGATCCAAGTGTAAAATCGTCCTTTACTTTCGTTATAAGAATCGATGTTTTTCCAAATTTTGACAAAAACGTCTTGCAGAACATCTTCTGCTTCTTCTCGATTTTTAATTAAGACATGAATGACTGAAAACAAACTTTTAGAGTACATATCATATAAATGTGTAAAAGCTTTTTCGTCTTTTTTGTAGATTAAAACTAACAATTCTTCTTGACTCATAGATTTGGATTTTTAAGTTTAAACATTAATAGCTAGATGTTATTGGGTAACTGTTATAAAGGTAAATTATTTTTTTTTATTTTTTTTTATTTTTTTTTGTAGTCCTAAACCTAGAAAAATCAAGGGTTTTGAAAAAAAAGATGAATTTTTTTACTTTTTTTTAAAACCAAAAACAATCCAATTACGTAAATCTAATTATAAACGTGAGAAACATCTTAAAGAAATTAAAAGAGGAATTGCGAAATAATAAAACTGTTGTAAGATCCAACTTAAAAATGGAATTATGGATAGCAAAATAATTAAAATATTAATCGTTGGATTAACAGCAGTTTTATCATGGAGTAGTTTTTCTAAAAATGATTTTTTTAAATCAATTTCTCAAAGTAAGAATAGCTTGAAAACTGAAATAAAGAATTAATAAAAGGACTCAATGATGAATCTATTAAAAATATTCGTTTTACTTGCTTTTATTATGCTGTTCATTTCAATCTATAAGCAATAATTAAAGATAGTACGTTCTAAAAAAGATAAGAAGATATTAGTGATTTTTAATAGTTGATGCACTCGGACTTCCAGACCGAAGATTTTTTTAATATGTCACAACAATTACAAAGAGTTTAGATTAGATAAATACAAGCCATTTGAAAATATTTTGAAACAAGTGTGGCATTTAGGGGTTAAAAAGATTTTCACAATAACCGAGGCATCAACTTTTTAAAGCATAAAATACATTATATATAAAAGATTGCATAATAATTAATTCATGGTTTGATTTGTTTGTATGGGGGGAAGCCTAACGTCTGATTAACGTTAGGCTTCATTTTTTATTTAACTTTTGATTGGCAAAATTTGTGACTAGAAAATAGTTTTAATGAAATGTATTTTAGCTAATTTTATAAAAAATTATCAGATGAAAAATATAGCAATTTTAGTTTGGAGCGCATTATTTATGATAGCTTCGCAAGTTCAGGCTCAAACGAGTCATAAACCAAAAAAAGAAATTATGGCAAAAGAAACAATTTATCAATTTAAAGTTGAAGATTTATCAGGAGATACTTTTGACTTTGCATCTTTGAAAGGCAAAAAAATCATGATTGTCAATACGGCTTCAAAATGTGGTTTAACACCTCAATACAAAGATTTAGAAGCTATTTACAAACAATATAAAGATAAAGGTTTTGTAATTGTAGGTTTCCCGGCAAACAATTTTGCTTCGCAAGAACCTGGAACTGCTAAAGAAATTGAAACTTTCTGTCAGCAAAACTATGGTGTAACTTTTCCGATGATGAACAAAGTTTCTGTAAAAGGAAGCGATATGTGCGAAGTTTATAAATTCTTGACAGAGAAATCTAAAAACGGTTTGCAAGATTCTGAAGTAGAATGGAATTTTCAAAAATATTTGATCAATGAAAAAGGAGAATTGGTAAAAGTAATTAAACCAAGAACTTTAGTAACAGATCCGGAAGTTATTAATTGGATTAAAAGTTAAACTATAACTATCTAAACCAAAAAATCCACAAAATTGATGATTCAAGTTTGTGGATTTTTTTTTGAGGTTCAAAGAGGCAAAGTGACAAAGTTGCAAAGTTTTTTAAAATTTATTCTTGCGAACTTTTGCGTAAACCATTGCGGTCTTTGCGGTTAATTTACACCAAAATCAACTGCATAAAAACCAAATCTAGCCAATGATCAAATTTATAACCAACTTCGCGGATTGTTCCAGTTGCAACAAAGCCAAATTTTTCGTGAAAAGCAATACTTCCAGCATTATCAGCATCAATAGCGCCAATCATAACGTGATAGCCTTGTTCTTTTGCCAAATGAATTAATTCTGTCAAAAGCTTAGAACCAATTCCTTTTCCAACAATGTTATCGACTACATAAACAGAATGTTCTACAGTATATTGATAGCCTATTTTTTCGCGAAATTGTCCATAGCTTCCAAAACCAACCACTTCGCCATCTAAATCAGCAACAACAATCGGAAGATTTTTAGCTGTTTTATCTTCAAACCATTTTTTTTGAACTTCTAGAGTCTGAATTTCGTAGCTATAATTGGCTGTTGTATGTAAAATGGAATGATTTACAATTTCTAGTATTTTTTGTAAATCGTTTTCAGTTGCCGGTCTTAAAATAATGCTCATTGGTAATTATTATATTATTTTTTGTTTAGTTCTGTTAGTAGCAAATCGGTTTCTTTAGAATCCCAACCCATTTCTTTTGCAATGGTTTTGGCTTTTTTAGCATATTCTAAAGCTTTCTTTTTGTCTTTTATTTTGTTGTAAAGTTTAGCTTCTAATAAACTTCCATCATAAGAATTATTTAATTCTAAGGAATGATTAACCCAAAAAATAGCTTTTTTTAAACTTTCTGTATCGTTAATATGTTTGAAATAGGTGTTTCCAATTTCCTTTAAGAAACTAGCGTCGTTCCAAACTAATTTTTGAGTGTCTTCAAGAGTTACTTTTTTATAAAAGTCCCATTTTTCAGTTCTTTCAGCCAAAGTTAAATCATATTTAAAAACCAAAGAATCTGTTTTTTGAAGACGTATAGATTTGGCAATTTCTCTTTGTTTATAATAATTTACAGTATCTAAATTATCAACAAGCGGACGAAGCAACTCATTTACAATGTTTTCAATCTTTTTATCAACTCTGCTTTGCGAAGCTGCAGCCGCAAATTCTTTTTGATGCTGTAAAACAAACTGAAATTCTCTCGATTTAATATCTGTAACACCATTTGCAATAACTCTCCAATTCAACTCGCTAATTAATTGTTTGTCAGATTGTGTATTTAAATAAATATGCGTTGCTGGAGATAATTCTGTTCTGTCTTTTCCTTTTTTTAAAGTATTCAAATAAGTGAAAAAATTATCAGAATTACTTGGATCTGCCATAAATTCTTTCTCTAAATAAGGCAATTGCATTTTTGGATTTAGAGAATATTGAAGTTCATTTAAAAATTCTGCTTTTTTCATTTCTCCTTTCAAAGCATAAATTAAATTTTCGTTAGAATCTAAAAACAAGAAAGTTGGCAAAGATTTGGTTTTGAATTTATCCTTTAAAGCAATTCCTTCTTCTTTTTCAATATTTTTATAAGTACAGATAAAATTCTTATTCAAGAAATCTTTTACGGCAGAATCGTTTAAAACCTCGCTTTTCATCAAATTGCAATGCGGACACCAATCTGCATATAACATTACAAAAAGAGGTTTAGATTCTTTTCTAGCCGTTTCTAAAGCAGTTTTGTACGGAATATCGACAGGAACAAATTGATTTTGAGAAATAACGGTTTGAAAAGTGACTGCTAAAAAGGCTATAAGTAAGAAACGCATATCGAGTTGGCTTTTATTAATTATTCGATTTTACAAATATATTTCCTTTTTCGGGAAAGAGCCTTAATATATTCCTAATTATAATTTAAATGAACTGCGAAGTTTGTAACTTTGTATGCAACATGAAGAAAATCGAGATTACAGATTTTCTTTCTAAAAAAGTAATACACGACTAGAATGATTTACCCCAAAATAGCGCTTGCACAAAGCATTATCGAAATTTTATCTGCCAAAGGGATTGTCAATATTATTATTTCTCCAGGATCTAGAAATGCACCCTTAACCATCGGATTTGCTCAAAATTCTAATTTTAAATGTTATAGCATCGCAGACGAACGTTGTGCCGCTTTTTTTGCTTTAGGAATTGCTCAGCAAACCAAAGAGCCAACTGCAGTTGTTTGTACTTCTGGATCAGCTTTGTTAAATTATTACCCAGCTTTTGCAGAAGCTTTTTACAGCCAGATTCCGCTAATTGTGATTTCTGCAGATCGTCCGCAGAATAAAATAGATATTGGCGATGGACAAACCATTCGTCAAGAAAATGTTTTTGCAAATCATTCTGTTTTTAATGCTAATTTGACAGAAGATGCTTCAGATGAAAATGATTTAAAAATCAATTTAGCAATAGAAACTGCTATTCGATTAAAAGGTCCCGTTCATATTAATGCTCCTTTTGAAGAACCATTATATGAAACTACAGAAGAGCTTTCGGTGCAACCAAAAATTACAAATCAGGTTGAAGAAGTTACTGAAAAAGTGATCAGAAACAGTGATGAAATTATTTCTGTTTGGAATAATGCCAAGCGAAAATTAATCTTAGTCGGAGTAAATGAAGCTAATGTTATAGAAAAAGAAATTATCGAAAATCTAGCTTTAGATCCTTCAATTGTGGTTTTGACAGAAACTACGTCTAACTTACATCATCCAAATTTTATTAATTCAATTGATACTTTAATTACGCCTTTTGATGATTCTGATTTTGCAGCATTTAATCCTGAAGTTTTAGTGACTTTTGGTGGAATGGTAGTTTCAAAAAGAATCAAAGGATTTTTAAGAAAATACAAACCAAAACATCATTGGCATATTGATACGCTTCGTGCTTATGATACGTTTGGTGCATTGACTAAACATTTTGAAATGCAACCAAATGATTTTTTCAAAGATTTGCTTTCTAAAACATCTTTTGTAAAAAGTAATTATTTCAAAAACATCGATACTGTTTATAAGTCGAGATTAAATAAAAGAAAAGAGTATTTAAGTCAAATAAATTTTTCAGATTTTAAAGTGTTTGAAAAAGTAATAGAATCTCTTCCTATAAGCAGCCAGCTTCAAATTAGTAATAGTTCTGCGATTCGTTACGCCCAATTAATTGATATTGATGAATCAATTGAAGTTTTTTGCAATCGTGGAACCAGCGGAATCGATGGAAGTACTTCTACAGCAATCGGAGCAGCAGTTGGAAATGAAAAACAAACAATTTTCATTACAGGAGATATTAGCTTTTTATACGACAGCAATGCGCTTTGGAATGCGTACATCCCTAGTAATTTCAAAATCATTATTGTAAATAATGGAGGAGGAGGGATTTTTAGAATCCTCCCTGGACATCAAGAAAAGCCTGTTTTTAATACTTATTTCGAAACTTCTCACCATTTAACTGCTGAACATTTGGCTAAGATGTATGGATTTAATTATTTAAAAGCTTCTGACGAAAAATCATTACAAAATGGTATTCAGGAAATGTATAGTCAAAATGATATTCCCGTGATTTTAGAAATTTTTACTCCAACAACAGAAAATGATAAAGTTCTGAAACAGTATTTTAAACAATTAATATAGTTTGTAAGTTAAATATTGTTAAAAATTATTTTTGCTTTAAAATATGTTTTAATATTGGCGTATAATAATAACCAATATAATAAGCATTATGAGCAAAAGAAACGAGTTAATACTCAAGTATGCAGCAGATTTAAAAGAAAAGTGTGGAGTAACTCCAAATATGGATCTACTTACTAAAGTAACAATTGGATGCGGGCCATCAATCTATAATGATGATTCGTCAACTGTAGCTGGAAGTCAGCAATCTGAATTGGATACGGTGAAAAACAACTTTTTAGTTAAAAAATTAGGTTTAAAAGACGGACCTGAATTATTAGAAGCAATTCATTCTGTTTTAGAGAAATACGGAAAATCTAATAAGCACAAATACAGAGCTGTAGTATATTATTTGTTGACATTACATTTCAAGAAAGAAAGTATCTACAAATAGCTAAAAAATAAAAGCGCCAATTAAGGCGCTTTTTGTTTTCTATTTTATCGTATCGGAATAGGAAATACAGGAAGACTTGCATGCCCTAAAGCATCTACAGATTGTACGGCAAAAAAGTAATTGTCTTTAGAATATGGAATTTCAATTTGAGTTTCTTTTGTGAAAAAAGTTTTTTCCCAATGAGAAGACGCCGTTTCTCTCATTAAAATTTGATAACCGTAAGGGGCCTTTTCAGGAGCAGACCAAATAAGCGTAGAAGAATTAGAAAGTTTCTTTACTTCGATTCCAACATTTGTAGGTGATTTTGGCGATGATGCTAAATTTGCCAGAGTAGCTAAGTTAGCACAAGTATTTTTTCTTAGATATTCAAAGTCCATAAATTCAGGAAGATCTCCATAAACTACATTGTTTTCTGTTCTCAAATCTTGATGCTGATGATCGAAATTTTCATTCATTTCGCATAAACGAACTGCTGTAAATCCGTTTTGGCTAAATGGCGTATGATCTCCACCACGAAGAAAACGATCATTTCTATAAACCAATTTAACCGATAACTGATCTACGTATTGCTCTGTAGTAGTTTTAATGTAACGCGCCAATAATCTCGACGGACTGTCATTATCTCGGCTTGTTGCTTTTCGCATTTTTGATTCTTCCTCAGTTTCTAAATATGGAATAGTTTCACTAAAAACACGAACCTGAGTATTATCTCTCAAATTTGTACCGCTAGATAAGCTGTTTCCAATCATATCGTTGTTAAGCATTGCCATGATATTCCAATTAGAAGCTTTTGCTTTTTCAGCAAGATAGCGTGCACCAATAAGTCCTTGTTCTTCTCCAGTAACAGCTACAAAAATAATGGTAGCAGAAAAAGATCTTTTACTCATCACTTTTGCTAATTCAATTAAGGCAGCAACTCCAGAACCGTCATCGTTAGCGCCAGGAGCATTAGATTTAACATTCATTACATCAGTCACACGAGAATCTAGATGTCCGCTTATGATAAGAACACGATCATCGGTAGGATCTGTGCCTTTTAGAGTTGCCATTACATTTCCTATATAACTGTCGGCGGGAATTCTTTTGCCATCTGCTTTTGCAGTAAAATAATCAATAGTTGCCGTTAATCTTCCGCCAGATTCGAGAGCAGCTTTGTCAAACTCACTTTTAACCCATTGCTGAGCAGCGCCCATTCCTTTTGTTTTGCTTTTAGTATCGCTTAAAGTATGTCTTGTTCCAAAAGAAACTAATTTATGAATAGTTGCTTCAAGATTTTCAGTTTTGATTTCGCTAATCATTTTCTTTATTTCTGGATCTTCAGCAACTTGCGATAAAGAAAGTTGTGTAAAAACTAAAAAAGAAAAAATGGAGTAAAGTACAGTCTTTTTCATTGATTTGGGATTAATTATAGATATTTCCAAATTTAACTAAAAATTGATTAGTCTATAAAGTGTTTTTATCTAAAACATTTTTTGTTTTACCATTTTCAAACTTCGTACCTTTGCACCTCACAAACTTAGTTGTATATCAACTTAGAATATTTAGAAAATGCTAGAAATAGGAAAATACAATACCCTAACTATATTGCGTGATACCAAAGTTGGTTTGTTTTTAGGAAATCCTGAAAGCGATCCGGATGGGATTCATGATGTTTTACTCCCAAATAAATATGTTCCAAAAGTATTTGAAATTGGAGAAGAACTGATTGTTTTTGTTTATTTGGATCACGAACAACGACCAGTTGCAACAACTTTAGTTCCTTATATTTTATTAAATGAATTTGCTCTTTTAAGAGTGAATTATATTAATAATGTCGGGGCTTTTATGGATTGGGGTATGGAAAAAGATATTCTTGTTCCTTTTAAAGAACAAGCGCGTCCGATGGAAAAAGGAAAACGTTATTTAGTTTATCTGTACATGGATAAACAAACAAATCGTTTAGTAGCTTCAAGCAAAACAAATCAGTTTTTAAGCAATGATAAGCTGACAGTTGAAAAGGGAGAAGAAGTTGATATT from Flavobacterium sp. YJ01 carries:
- a CDS encoding sigma-70 family RNA polymerase sigma factor; protein product: MSQEELLVLIYKKDEKAFTHLYDMYSKSLFSVIHVLIKNREEAEDVLQDVFVKIWKNIDSYNESKGRFYTWILNIARNTSIDKLRSKNFNNSQKNLSSDNFVNLLDESNKLTHKIDAIGIQEFVKKLKPKCIEIINLLFFKGYTQQEASEELAMPLGTIKTQNRNCINDLRNYLKI
- a CDS encoding thioredoxin fold domain-containing protein, which codes for MRFLLIAFLAVTFQTVISQNQFVPVDIPYKTALETARKESKPLFVMLYADWCPHCNLMKSEVLNDSAVKDFLNKNFICTYKNIEKEEGIALKDKFKTKSLPTFLFLDSNENLIYALKGEMKKAEFLNELQYSLNPKMQLPYLEKEFMADPSNSDNFFTYLNTLKKGKDRTELSPATHIYLNTQSDKQLISELNWRVIANGVTDIKSREFQFVLQHQKEFAAAASQSRVDKKIENIVNELLRPLVDNLDTVNYYKQREIAKSIRLQKTDSLVFKYDLTLAERTEKWDFYKKVTLEDTQKLVWNDASFLKEIGNTYFKHINDTESLKKAIFWVNHSLELNNSYDGSLLEAKLYNKIKDKKKALEYAKKAKTIAKEMGWDSKETDLLLTELNKK
- a CDS encoding DUF2853 family protein — encoded protein: MSKRNELILKYAADLKEKCGVTPNMDLLTKVTIGCGPSIYNDDSSTVAGSQQSELDTVKNNFLVKKLGLKDGPELLEAIHSVLEKYGKSNKHKYRAVVYYLLTLHFKKESIYK
- the menD gene encoding 2-succinyl-5-enolpyruvyl-6-hydroxy-3-cyclohexene-1-carboxylic-acid synthase — its product is MIYPKIALAQSIIEILSAKGIVNIIISPGSRNAPLTIGFAQNSNFKCYSIADERCAAFFALGIAQQTKEPTAVVCTSGSALLNYYPAFAEAFYSQIPLIVISADRPQNKIDIGDGQTIRQENVFANHSVFNANLTEDASDENDLKINLAIETAIRLKGPVHINAPFEEPLYETTEELSVQPKITNQVEEVTEKVIRNSDEIISVWNNAKRKLILVGVNEANVIEKEIIENLALDPSIVVLTETTSNLHHPNFINSIDTLITPFDDSDFAAFNPEVLVTFGGMVVSKRIKGFLRKYKPKHHWHIDTLRAYDTFGALTKHFEMQPNDFFKDLLSKTSFVKSNYFKNIDTVYKSRLNKRKEYLSQINFSDFKVFEKVIESLPISSQLQISNSSAIRYAQLIDIDESIEVFCNRGTSGIDGSTSTAIGAAVGNEKQTIFITGDISFLYDSNALWNAYIPSNFKIIIVNNGGGGIFRILPGHQEKPVFNTYFETSHHLTAEHLAKMYGFNYLKASDEKSLQNGIQEMYSQNDIPVILEIFTPTTENDKVLKQYFKQLI
- a CDS encoding anti-sigma factor; translation: MEAQEYIESGILELYVYGLLSEKENLEIAELAKNNTDVDQEIISIEKAIIALSSSFSPFHSVENFEKIKARLELKHGKVVDMKPASNWSQYVGWAAAVLLLLGLGYQTMELTKTKEAISTVGNEKNKIQRDYAYLGQENKEIKKSLTIVRDIKNTGVTLGGQAVSPKSFAKVYWNQETKTTYIDAAGLPTPPKGMVYQVWSLKLSPVLTPTSIGLLDNFEGNSQKIFAVSQTDSAEAFGITLEPAGGSLTPTMEQLYTLGKV
- the ccsA gene encoding cytochrome c biogenesis protein CcsA, which codes for MDKKIFSFLFSTRLMAVLFLTFAIAMGVGTFIESKYNTDTARILIYNTWWFEAIMAIFMLNFFGNIKRYQLHKKEKWATLLLHLAFVFILLGAFITRYISYEGMMPIREGSAENQVYSDKTFLTIFVDGEYKGEMKRRVFEKSLLLSPVTNNDFTVSGKFDQTPFEVTYSNYIMGAKEVVKPDANGTLYLKLVEAGAGGREEHYLKEGEVQNIHNVLFALNKQTDGAININTKGEQYTIQTPFEGEFMRMADQLKGKVTKDDVQPLMMRSLYSIGDIRIVFPDPPMKGKVDYESNNDFKAKSHSDALVVKVKAEGQEKEVMLMGSKGQVGEAKTVKIGNIEYSLFYGSKAYVLPFKVKLNDFIATKYPGTEKSYSAFESKVTVLDSTETFNADIYMNHVLDHKGYRFFQSSFDPDEKGTVLSVNHDFWGTNITYFGYFLLYIGLMAIMFTKHSRFGDLKKKLDNVQKKKEKLITILVLLIGLNGFAQQTPHVHSHDHDHDHAHSADPNDHANHVTAPPSQKQLDSLLTIYKAPESHAAKFGRLIIQDAGGRMKPINTFSSELLRKVSHKDTYNGMNSDQVFLSMTQYAQVWIQIPLIYIKSGNDSIRKIIGIDSKDQYAPFVKFFDEQGNYKLSPYLDSAYKVANPNNFEKDFIETDKKVNLMESALSGSILKIFPVPNDPNHKWVSFLERESAGFKGMDSTYVKQILPLYFSALNNGSIAKNFDTADNLVESINGFQKKFGAKVRPSEEKIDAEIAYNKYDVFKVLPYWYITVSILMLMFTILNIFFEKKWLRITVNAFHIMVGLLFALHTLGLIARWYISGHAPWSNAYESIVYVAWATMFFGLAFDRKSKLTVASGAFVTAMILMAAYMNWIDPEIANLQPVLNSYWLMIHVAVIVASYGPTALGMILGFVALILIFFTTEKNKAKMELHIKEVSYINEMSLTIGLIMLTIGNFLGGQWANESWGRYWGWDPKETWALISIMVYGFVIHARFVPALRGKWFFNLMSMYAFISILFTYYGVNFHLVGLHSYASGEAHSLNWIYYCLITISIIGAVTYPKYRKYYKTKKVKK
- a CDS encoding GNAT family N-acetyltransferase; this encodes MSIILRPATENDLQKILEIVNHSILHTTANYSYEIQTLEVQKKWFEDKTAKNLPIVVADLDGEVVGFGSYGQFREKIGYQYTVEHSVYVVDNIVGKGIGSKLLTELIHLAKEQGYHVMIGAIDADNAGSIAFHEKFGFVATGTIREVGYKFDHWLDLVFMQLILV
- a CDS encoding S1-like domain-containing RNA-binding protein; protein product: MLEIGKYNTLTILRDTKVGLFLGNPESDPDGIHDVLLPNKYVPKVFEIGEELIVFVYLDHEQRPVATTLVPYILLNEFALLRVNYINNVGAFMDWGMEKDILVPFKEQARPMEKGKRYLVYLYMDKQTNRLVASSKTNQFLSNDKLTVEKGEEVDIIVSHITDMGINVIINEQHKGLLYKDEVYDDSIRTGDRMRGFIKNIRPDNKIDVAIQAQGFESIEPNAEKILSELRASRGFLRLNDNSHPEDIKTVLKMSKKSFKKAIGSLYKEKLIEIKEDGIYLIN
- a CDS encoding M20/M25/M40 family metallo-hydrolase, yielding MKKTVLYSIFSFLVFTQLSLSQVAEDPEIKKMISEIKTENLEATIHKLVSFGTRHTLSDTKSKTKGMGAAQQWVKSEFDKAALESGGRLTATIDYFTAKADGKRIPADSYIGNVMATLKGTDPTDDRVLIISGHLDSRVTDVMNVKSNAPGANDDGSGVAALIELAKVMSKRSFSATIIFVAVTGEEQGLIGARYLAEKAKASNWNIMAMLNNDMIGNSLSSGTNLRDNTQVRVFSETIPYLETEEESKMRKATSRDNDSPSRLLARYIKTTTEQYVDQLSVKLVYRNDRFLRGGDHTPFSQNGFTAVRLCEMNENFDHQHQDLRTENNVVYGDLPEFMDFEYLRKNTCANLATLANLASSPKSPTNVGIEVKKLSNSSTLIWSAPEKAPYGYQILMRETASSHWEKTFFTKETQIEIPYSKDNYFFAVQSVDALGHASLPVFPIPIR
- a CDS encoding glutathione peroxidase; amino-acid sequence: MKNIAILVWSALFMIASQVQAQTSHKPKKEIMAKETIYQFKVEDLSGDTFDFASLKGKKIMIVNTASKCGLTPQYKDLEAIYKQYKDKGFVIVGFPANNFASQEPGTAKEIETFCQQNYGVTFPMMNKVSVKGSDMCEVYKFLTEKSKNGLQDSEVEWNFQKYLINEKGELVKVIKPRTLVTDPEVINWIKS